CGGTGTACCCTTCCACCGAAAAATTATCGAACAGCGGAATTACAAATAGAGTTGTTAACGGACTCATGCAACAACTCTTTTTAGAGTCCCAAAATAACTTCGAAGAAAGCCTTTCAAAACCACTTCTCGATCAGCTAAAATTACTGCCAAAAAGTGAGGCCCTTTTTAATGTACATTTTCCAAAAAATCAAGCCCTTTTAGCACGTGCTCAATACCGATTAAAATTTGAAGAATTATTCTACATTCAACTGCAATTAATTCGGAAAAATCTAATTCATAAAGCAAAAATTAAGGGGTATCCATTCGATAAAATAGGAAGTAATTTTACCACCTTCTACAGTCACCATTTACCCTTCCAACTAACCGAGGCACAGAAACGGGTAGTTAAAGAAATTCGCAACGATTTGGGCAGCAATGCACAGATGAATCGTTTGTTGCAAGGTGACGTAGGTTCGGGAAAGACCATAGTTGCGTTATTATCAATGTTTATAGCACTTGACAATGGTTTTCAAGCCTGTTTAATGGCCCCGACTGAAATTTTGTCAGTCCAACACTATAATGGTATAGTCGAATTATGTAACAATTTGAATACCAGCATAGAACTACTTACCGGTTCAACTAAAGCTTCAAAAAGGAAAGAAATTCATAAAAAGCTGGAATATGGTGAAATAAACATCTTAATTGGCACCCATGCCCTACTCGAAGATACGGTAAAATTTAAAAATTTAGGCCTTGCCATCATCGACGAACAACATCGTTTTGGAGTGGCTCAACGCAGTAAATTATGGCACAAAAATGAGTATCCTCCACACGTTCTGGTAATGACCGCTACCCCCATCCCCCGCACCCTCGCTATGAGCGTTTATGGCGACCTTGATATTAGTGTAATTGACGAACTTCCGCCGGGCAGAAAAGAGGTGAAAACTGTGCACCGTTTTGATTCGAACAGACTGAAGGTTTTTCGGTTTTTAAAGGATGAAATTTCAAAGGGCAGACAGGTCTATATTGTATACCCCTTAATACAGGAAAGTGAAGCTTTGGATTATAAAGATTTGATGGATGGATACGAGAGCATTGCACGGGAGTTTCCAATGCCAAATTATCAAATTTCGATTGTCCATGGCCAAATGAAGTCGGTTGATAAAGATTTTGAAATGAACCGATTTGTAAAAGGTGAAACACACATCATGGTGGCGACAACCGTAATTGAGGTAGGTGTCGATGTTCCCAATGCCAGTGTAATGGTCATAGAAAGTGCCGAACGCTTCGGATTGTCACAGCTGCACCAGTTGCGGGGTCGCGTAGGACGTGGCGCAGAACAGAGTTATTGTATTTTAATGACTGGCAACAAACTGTCCGACGATGCCCGCACCCGTTTAGAGACGATGGTGCGCACAAACGACGGTTTTGAAATTAGTGAAGTAGATTTAAAATTACGAGGACCGGGTGACCTTATGGGAACACAACAAAGCGGCGTACTCAACCTTCGGATTGCAGATATTATGAAGGATGGTGAGATTTTGAAGATTGCCAGAAGCTATGCCATTCAGGTATTAAAGCAGGACCCCTCACTGTCCCAACCTGAAAACATTCCCATAAAAAAGACCTTTGCCCAGTTAACGAGGTATAAAAACATTTGGAATTATATTTCGTAAAATAAAACGTTCATTACTCTTTCACCAATTTTAAACGGGCCCCACCATTTGGGAGAGTAACAATTACAAAATAGGCTCCCGATTTCAAGTTTGAAATAGACATTGAGAACCCTGAGGTTGCTTTGTAATTAACTTGCTTTAATTTCTCTCCCAACACACTGTAAATAGAAGCATCTGCGTTTTCAAATTCGGCTCCAAGGTCGATTGTTATCAAATCGGTGGAAGGGTTTGGGTATAGACGAATCTGATTGATTGAGGTGTTATTTTCCGTCTCTAAATTAAACAATCGTAATTCATTTTCATTAACCCCGGTTTGCATATACTGACCTAAACAACTTGAAAACATTCCCAAACAAATTACCATACCAATAAAACTGCTTTTTTGAGAAAATTTTAAAGTGGGAACTAATTTTCGGATGGGTCCAAGATTTTTCATAATTCAGTATAATTTATTCATTATGAGACAAATGTAGACCGTAATCTTTGTATATACCCTAGTGATACCCTTCAGTTTACAAGGGGAAAATTCCCCTATTTAGGATAGGGGATTCTATTTTTTTTACTTCGTTGAATTCGACAATTTCAATTAATACAAATAAAAAAGCTAAATTGTTTCAATAAATGGTTAGCGATTTTAAGCCACTTTCTTATGAAAAATCCCTTCAATTTATCCTTTCTTTTACTGTTTACAGTATTTAGCATTGGAAGTGTAAAAGCGCAGGCTTCACTGGATGGGACTCACGAAGAATGGGAATATGCGTTGGAAGGAACCGGTGATATACTGCAAATAGGCATCCCGGTTACCGCCGGTATTGTTTCGCTTCTCGAAAAAGACTATGAAGGCACCAAACAATTGGCTCTTTCTTATGGCACCACAATGGCTATTACGTATACCCTGAAACATCTTATAAAAAGTAGGCGTCCGGAAGGACGCAACAGGTACGATTCCTTCCCTAGCGGGCATACCTCTTCGGCATTTTCGGGAGCAGCATTTATTCAAAAGCGATACGGATGGAAATACGGTTGGATTGCGTATTTCCTGGCAAGTATCGTAGGCGTTAGCAGAATGGAAGGTCCGGACGGATATCACAACTTTTGGGACATTGTGGGAGGAGCCACCGTGGGGATAGGCAGTAGTTACTTATATACGACCTCGTATGCAAAAGAAACGGTCCAAATTGGTTTTTCTTCCGGAAATAAAAGCTATCTCTTCAGCATTTATTATAGCTTCTGAAAAATAATTTCACACCTCAAAATTATTTTTATATAAATATAAATAGTTAACTTCAAACCACTTAACTTTATATAAGTAGATGAAATGACTAACTAATTCACAACTGCTATGGCCACACCAAAGAATATTTCCCGAATCCCCTTGCTCCTATTTTCGATTCTTCTTCTACTCCTAACGGCCTGTGGAGATAACAATTCGGACAAACCTGAATCCTTCGAAAAGTTTCTAAAACCAAAAACAGAAACTTTTGAAGCCACTACGCAGGAAAACACCGCTGCGGTGTCGGCTTCGGTCATAAAATCTCTCGATTCGTACGATGCAAAAACCGGTACCTATGTCTTTTCAGATAATGCAGATGAAGTGGAAGATCTCAAGCCGGGAACGGTTGTTTTGTTTGAAACGCATTCCCTTCGGAAGATAAAAAGCGTAAAGAAGGAAGGTAGGAAAATTGTAGTCACCTCTGAATATGCCAGACTAACAGACTATTACAAGGATGCAAAAATAAGCTACGAAACCCCGGTAAATTGGAACGATTTTCAGAGCAGTTCTATTGGAATGAATATCGGTCAGCCCATTGCCACCATGGCAACCCCAATGATGAGTCTCATAAGTCCGCAAGATGGAGAAATTGAAGCAGGTGAAACTGAAGGATCTAATGTTGTTCTGCAACGCGAGATAAATGGTTGGAAGATTAAATTTGAACTCAATCCCGTAGCAGGCAGCAGATTAAATATTAAACTTTCTGCTACCAAAGGAAATGTTTGCAGTATCACTGCCGAAGGATTTATCTCTTCGTTTACCAGCAATGCAGATGTCGTTATTGAAGGTGGGGCAACACAACATGTATCGTACAATAATAACGGCATGCAGGGAGAGATGGAAGTTAAGTTCGCGGCTGTAGGCCTGGGGTCTGAAATTGCCATCTTGGAAATTCCCGCGAGTATTGAGCGCACTATCCTTGTCAACGGTATCATTCCGGTTACACTCCGACTTAAAGCAAATCTTAAAATTTATCCCGAAGTGGCTGCAGGAAGCAGTAGTCAGGTGAGTATGAAACTGACTTATGACAGTAACATCGGCTTTTCATACGAAGCAGGTAGAGTTA
This genomic stretch from Ulvibacter sp. MAR_2010_11 harbors:
- the recG gene encoding ATP-dependent DNA helicase RecG, which translates into the protein MNSNFLQTPIDYLKGVGPNRAALLKKELGIHTFQDLLNLFPNRYLDRTQYYKIGQLQQTNAEVQIIGKITHIKSVQQQRGKRLVATFIDETGTMELVWFRGHKWIKENLKPNVPYVIFGKTNWFNGSFSMPHPEMELLEAHEKSIRSAMQPVYPSTEKLSNSGITNRVVNGLMQQLFLESQNNFEESLSKPLLDQLKLLPKSEALFNVHFPKNQALLARAQYRLKFEELFYIQLQLIRKNLIHKAKIKGYPFDKIGSNFTTFYSHHLPFQLTEAQKRVVKEIRNDLGSNAQMNRLLQGDVGSGKTIVALLSMFIALDNGFQACLMAPTEILSVQHYNGIVELCNNLNTSIELLTGSTKASKRKEIHKKLEYGEINILIGTHALLEDTVKFKNLGLAIIDEQHRFGVAQRSKLWHKNEYPPHVLVMTATPIPRTLAMSVYGDLDISVIDELPPGRKEVKTVHRFDSNRLKVFRFLKDEISKGRQVYIVYPLIQESEALDYKDLMDGYESIAREFPMPNYQISIVHGQMKSVDKDFEMNRFVKGETHIMVATTVIEVGVDVPNASVMVIESAERFGLSQLHQLRGRVGRGAEQSYCILMTGNKLSDDARTRLETMVRTNDGFEISEVDLKLRGPGDLMGTQQSGVLNLRIADIMKDGEILKIARSYAIQVLKQDPSLSQPENIPIKKTFAQLTRYKNIWNYIS
- a CDS encoding T9SS type A sorting domain-containing protein; its protein translation is MKNLGPIRKLVPTLKFSQKSSFIGMVICLGMFSSCLGQYMQTGVNENELRLFNLETENNTSINQIRLYPNPSTDLITIDLGAEFENADASIYSVLGEKLKQVNYKATSGFSMSISNLKSGAYFVIVTLPNGGARLKLVKE
- a CDS encoding phosphatase PAP2 family protein, which encodes MKNPFNLSFLLLFTVFSIGSVKAQASLDGTHEEWEYALEGTGDILQIGIPVTAGIVSLLEKDYEGTKQLALSYGTTMAITYTLKHLIKSRRPEGRNRYDSFPSGHTSSAFSGAAFIQKRYGWKYGWIAYFLASIVGVSRMEGPDGYHNFWDIVGGATVGIGSSYLYTTSYAKETVQIGFSSGNKSYLFSIYYSF